The DNA window CGTGTCACCGGCCGCCCGGGGGGAAGGGCGCGGCGTTCCCCTCCTCGCCGATCAACTCCCAGAAGTGGTCGACGAGTCGGCGCAGGTACGCGGCGCGTTCCGCCGCGATCTCCTTCAGCCTGGCGTCCGCGTTGCGGGCGACCAGGTGCCCCATGTACCGCTCCGAGAACTCGGCGAACTCCGCGTGCATCGTGCGCAGGGCGTCGCCCACGCTGGTCACGTCCACCACCACGATCTCCGCGACCGGCTCCACGTGCGCCTTCCACCGCCCGTCCAGGGCCGCTCGCAGGTGCTCCGCCAGTTCGTCCACCCGGCCCATGATCCCGATGAGCCCCCGCAGCGACAGCCCGAGGGCCTCCACCAGCGCCCTGGTCTGCCAGGCGTCCCCGTCCCAGCGCCGCTCCGCCTCGGCCGCGCGGTACCGGGTCGGGTCCATGCCTATGCGGTACGCGAGCCGCTCCACGGTGAGCCGGCGGGCCAGCCGGTGTTCGGCGAGGGTGCGCGGTTCGACGCCCATCAGCGTCTGGGCCCCGCACCACAGCACGTCCGCCAGGGCGAAGAGCTGCCGGTCGGACGGGACGTGGGAGCCGTGCTCCCAGGCCAGGACCAGATCGGGGTGGACGGGGGTCCCGCAGACCCCCATCGCGTGGGCGACCTGGGCCGCGGTCAGGCCCATGCGGGCCCGCGCGGACCGTGCCGCCCCGGGGGAGAACGGAATGCTGTGCACCTGCGCGACACCTCGCAACACCCTGCGGCGCGCGGCACCGGAGGGGAGACAGAAGGATGGATGAACACCAAGCGCGGGCACAGTAACAGATGTTCAGCGGGGCACAACCGCCTCGAACCCTTCAATTCGAAGGCTCGCCACCCCGCGTACCGGGCAATCAAACCCCGCTAGGCGGGGCCTCCCGGCTCGAACCCCGCGAGGATCTGCTCCAGCGCAGCCTGGTCCGGCCCCACGAAGGGGCTCATCCCCGGCGCCGCCGCGATGGTGTCGAGGAACCGCGGGGCCAAGCCGAAGGCCGGCGGCAGGTGCGTGCACAGGATGGTCTCCGGAGCCATGGACCGCAACGGCTCCACGGTGGCGCGGAACCGGTCCGGGTCCGCCACCTGGACCCAGGGGCTGTCCACGCTCGCCCACAGCAGCTGGGCCGCCTCGAGGTCCTCGGCGCGCACGGCCTCGACGTCGCTGCCCGTGGCCACGTCGGCGGTGGGCATGGGGCCGCCGAAGCAGTCGGAGCTGAAGCAGGTGTGGGAGCGGTCGTCGTAGAAGCCGACGGTGGCCGGGTTGTCGAACAGCGGCGGCCGGAACGCGTGGAGCGTGCGGTCGCCCACGTCCAGGCTCTGGCCCGGGTTGAGGAAGTACACGCGGTCCATCGGCAGCGGGTGCTCGGTCGACATGATCCCGGCTCCCAGGAACGTGGTCACCACCCGCGCCGCGGGTGCCGCTTCGAGCAGCGCGAAGAGGCCGCCCGTGTGGTCGCGGTCGGGGTGGGTCAGCCAGATCCACCGCACGTCGGCGGGGTCGATCACGGAGCCCAGCGTGTTGAGCAGGTCCCGGTCGGGCAGGCCGACGCCGGTGTCGACGACGACCGGCTGGGCGCAGTGCAGTACGAAGACGTTGACCGGGAGGAAGCCGAGCCCCGGCACCTCCAGGCAATCGGCGAGAACAGTGCTGTCAGGTCCTGCCTTGTGTGTGCTCATGGCGGTCTCCCCTGGCCACGGCCCCGCGTCGACGGGCTCTCCTCCCATCCTGGCGCGGCCGGGTTGCGGCCGCGCGCGGGACGGGGTAGCCGGTGGCGAGGAAGGCGGGACCGTCCGGTAGCCGCGGCGTTTGTGTTGCCGAGGTGGACGCCGTGGCCGCCCTGCTCGACCGTGGTGCCCATCCGGCGGACCGGGCGGCGAGCGGGGGCCCCCGGGCGCCCTGCCCCGCCGTCGGCCCCGCCCGGCTCCGCGGGCTCAGGGCAGCGGGACGCCCCGGGCCGTGACCCACAGCTCGTACCACTCCTCGTGCGTGAGGTCCGGCTCGCGGAGCGCCGCGTCCCGGCAGGCGCGGATCCGCTCGGGCCGGGCGGTGCCGATGACCGGGGCGATCCCGGCCGGGTGCCGGCTCACCCACCACAGCAGCACCGACTCCGGCGTCGTGCCCTTGCGCCGGGCGAGTTCGGCCAGGAGGTCGGCGGTGGCCCGTTCGGCGTCCGTCTGCTGGCGGCCGGTGAACCGCCCCTGCGCCATCGCCCCCCAGGCCTGGAGCCGGATCCCGTGGTCGCGGCAGTGCTCCAGCGTCCCGACGGGGAACCCGTTCCGCGTGGAGTCCGGGGTGTTGAGCAGGACCCCGGCCTCGACCCAGTCCCGGCTGTGCAGGCTCATCTCCAGCTGGTTCGCCACCAGCGGCACGTCGAGCCGGTCCTGGAGCGAGGCGATCTGCGCCGCCCCCATGTTGGACACCCCGAACTGCCGTACGAGGCCCTGCCGGTGCAGCGACATCAGCGCCGACGCGATCTCGTCCGGGTCCGCCAGGGGGTCAGGGCGGTGCAGGAGGAGGACGTCGACCACGTCGGTCCGCAGCCGGGTCAGGCTCTCCTCCACCCGCCGGACGATGCTCGGACCGCGCAGGTCGTACATGCCCGGCCGGTCCTGGCCGGCCGGCCGGATCCCGCACTTGGTCTGGAGGGTGATGCGCTCGCGCAGCCCGGGCGTCCTCGCGAGCACCTCGCCGAAGACGGCCTCGGACTTGCCGCCGCGATAGATGTCGGCGTGGTCGAAGGCGGTGATCCCGCTGTCGAGGGCGGCGTCGATCGCCGCCTCGGCGGCATCGATGTCCGCGGGCCCGTACGCACCGGGCTCCCAGCTCCCGCCCAGCCCCATGCACCCGTACAGCACCCGGTCACCGCTCATGCCCGCCCCCTCGTTCGTCACCACGCCCCCACCCTATGGGGTGCCCCCGCCAGGGAGCCGGGCCCGGGCGTACCCGGGCCGGCCCATGGACGGATCGGTTCCGGTCCACCCCGATGCACGGCCTGACCGGCCCGTACTCAATGATGGCGGGATGCACAGACTCACCGGGACCGGGATCCGCGGTCGCTCGCGCCGCTTCGGCCGCGCGGCGGCGGTCCTCGGTCTGCTCACCACCGCGGCCTGCACGTCCGCACCCGACGCCACGATGCCGTCGGCGCTCCCTCCCGAGTCCACGCACGACACGGTGACCGTGGCCACCTGGAACATGTGCGGGGTGGAGCAGTGGGGCTGCGAGGACAAGGGCGGCCCGGACGACAAGTTCCTGCAGCTGCGCGCCCTCGCCGAATGGCGCGGAGTGCGCGTCATGCTCCTCCAGGAGGTCTGCTCCGAGGACCTGCTGTCGGCCGCCCGCCGGCTGGGCAAGGACTGGCACAGCGCGTTCGACCCGTACGTCAGCGTGGACGAGGCCGGCCGCAGCGAGCCCGTCGGCTGCACGGGAGAGGGCCGGGGGCAGGCCGGTTCCGGGCTGCTGGCGGCGTCCCCGCTCACCGAGGTCCAGGCCGTGCCGACCGAGCAGCCGACCGCCGGAGTGCACCGGCGGTTCCTCTGCGCCCAGGTTCCCGGCCAGGGGGTCCGGGTGTGCAACGGGCACGTCGCGCTGCGCGGCGCCGATACGGCGCACCCCGATCGGGACTTCCGCGAGGACCAGCTCCGCTCGCTCTTCGAGGCCGCGTCCCAGCACGCCCCGGACCGCACGATCGTGGGCGGCGACTTCAACTCGCCGCCGCCGGTCGGCGGGAGCTCCACCACCCGGCTCTGGCCGGCCGAGGCCTACACCACGTACCAGGAGTGCGACCAGAAGGGCGGGTCCCGGGCGGGACGCCGCACCCACGAGGACGGGGCGAAGATCGACTACCTGTTCACGGCGCTGCCGCGCACCGGATGCCAGGTCGTGGACACCAAGTCCTCCGACCACCGGGCCCTGGTGATGCGGGTGAGCCGTCCCGACCCCGAGGTCAGTACCTCGTAGCGGTGTAGCCGCCCTGCGTCGGCACGATGTAGGCGTTCATCAGCACGAAGGGGACGGTGGCCCAGGCGCAGGCGTTGCCCGCCGCGTCCACCGCCACGGCCTCGACCGCGTGGTCGCCCTCGATCCAGGCCCAGCCCGGATCCCAGGCCCAGGCGCCGTCGGCCGTCACCTCGCACGTCCCCAGGACCGCGCCGCGCTCCTGGAAGTCCACCCGCACCGCGCCCGGGGCGAGGCCCGTGAAGCGCACCGCCGGGCCCTGCACCTGCTGGCCGGGAACCGGAGAGGTCACGGTCAGGACGGGCGGCAGCCCCGGCGCCTGCCCGCCCGCGCCGGCCGGGGCGGTGGGCTGCGAGGGCGCGAAGGGCTCGTCGGTGGCGGTGAACACCACTTCGGTGCGCCTGGAGTGGAAGTTGTTCGCGTCCACCCCGAAGAGGCGCACCACGTGCCGCCCCTTGGCCCAGGGCCTCTCCCGCTCCCAGCTCCAGCCGCCGTCGGGGGCGACCGGCGGGGAGCCCTGGAACTTCCCGTCCTCCCAGATGCTGACGCGCACCGCACCCGGGGCGGAGCCCGCGAAGCGGACGGCCCGGGCCGGCAGCCGCTCCTCCGCCGCGGGCGTCAGCACCACCGGCGGGGGGAAGTCGTCCCCGCGCACCTGCGAGGTCGCCGACAGGTACGCGTCGATCGCCGCCGTGTCGCGCTTCGGCTCCTCGTGGCCGTTGCGGACGGCGCCGAAGCGGGGAACGATCCCGTGCGAGACGAGGTTCAACAGCCCCACCAGAGAGGGGATGTTCCGCGTCGTCACCTTGTCGTGGCCCGAGATCAGGGGGGAGTCGTTGAAGATGAAGTTGAAGTTCTCGTAGCCCTGGAACAGGCCGAGGAACGGCTCGATGTGGATCGGGTACTGCCGGTCCTGGGGCGAGGAGACCAGGTAGATGTTGGCGGAGCGGTTGGCGCTGCCGCGCACCACCTCGGGGAGGACCGAGTCGAGGAAGCGCACCTTGTCCTCCGTCACCTCCCCCATCATCGCGCGGGCGGCGCCCGCCATGGCACTGACCACGAACGTGCCGATCCGGAACTGCGGCGCACTGGCGATGATGTTGCGGTAGCCGTACTTCAGCCCGAAGTGGAGCGCCGCGCTGCCGCCCTTGGAGCTGCCGAACATCGTGCACTGGTCCGGGGTCAGCGACAGCGCGGTCATCACGCGCGCGATCAGCCCGGCGACCGACTGCTCGATGCCGAAGTCCATCCCCTTGCACAGGTAGTAGCTGTTCGCCCCGTCGAAGGAGTCGCGGATCCACAGGATGTTCGCCCGGACGTTGTCGAGGAGTCCGCCCCCCATCCCGTACTCACCGGGCGCGTTGAGGTTGGCGAACACCACCACGAGGTGGCGGCTGCCGTTCTTGGCGTGGGAGAACCGGTACTCGACGGGGACCGGCCCGGAGGGGTCCACGCCCGTGATCACTCGGCGCTCGTTCTTCGCTGTGTCAGACATGCTCGTCAATCCGTTCTCGTCACGGCCCGGCAGGAACCCTCACCGCGGGTCAGTGCCTCGCGCCGGAGTAGCCGCCGGGGCCGGGCACGGTGTAGGAGGCGCCCACCGCGAAGGGGACGGAGATCCAGGCGGAGGCGTTGCCGCCGGCGCCCACCGCGACGGCCTCCACGAAGTGCGGCCCCTCGTTCCAGGCCCAGTTCGACTCCCAGGTCCAGTTGCCGTCGGCCGCGACGGGGCAGGCTCCCAGGCTCATCCCGGCCTCCTGGAACTCCACCCGCACCGCGCCGGGGGCGAAGCCCGCGAACCGGGGGACGGGGCCCGGCACCTGCTGATGGGCACCGGGCGAGGTGACGGTCAGCGCCAGGGGCTGGGCCGGCGCGGACACGGGGCCGGGCGCGTCCACCGGGTCCACGACCGTGAAGACCACTTCGCTGCGCCCCGAGTGGAAGTTGTTCGCGTCCACCGCGAAGAGCCGCACCACGTGCCGCCCCTTGCCCCAGGGCTTGTCCCGCAGCCAGCTCCAGCTGCCGTCGGGGGCGACCGCCGGGGAGCCCTGGAACTTGCCGTCCTCCCAGATGCTGACGCGCACCGCACGCGGCGCGGACCCCACGAACCGGACCGCGTGCGCGGGCAGCCGCTGGTCCGCAGCCGGCATGAGCACCACCGGCGCCGGGAAGTCCTCGCCGCGCACCTGGGAGGTAGCCGACAGGTACGCCTCGATCCCGGACGTGTCGCGCTCCGGCTCCTCGTAGCCGTAGCGGACGCCGCCGATCACGGGGCTGATGCCGTCGACGAGGAGGTTCAGCAGTCCCATGATGACGGGGACGTTGTGGGGCACCACCTTCGGCGAGCCGGTGACCAGGGTGGAGTCGTTGAAGACGAAGTTGAAGCGCTCGTATCCCCGGAACAGGCCGAGGAAGGGCTCCACTTGGCGCGGGTACTCCTCGTCCTGGGGCGAGGAGATCAGGTAGATGTTCGCCGCCGGGTTCGGGCGGGCGCGCACCAGGTCGGGGAGGACCGAGTCGAGGAAGCGCACCTTCTCCTCCGTGACCTCCCCCATCATCGGCTGCGCCGCGCCCGGCAGGCTCTGCCGGACGTACGTCCCGATCAGGAACTGGGGCACGCCGGCCACGATGTTGCGGTAGCCGTACTTCAGCCCGAAGTAGAGCGCCGCGCTGCCGCCCTTGGAGCTGCCGATCATCGTGCACTGGTCCGGGGTCAGCGACAGCGCGCCCGCCACGCGCGCGATCAGCCCGGCGACCGCCTGCTCGACGCCGAAGTCCATCCCCTTGCACAGGTAGTAGCCGTTCGCCCCGTCGAAGGAGTCGCGGATCCACAGGATGTTCGCCCGCACCTTGTCCAGGACTCCGCCCGACATCCCGTAGTCGTCGGGCGCCGCGGGGTTCGCGAACACGACGACCAGGTGCCGGTTGCCGTTCCTGGCGTGGGAGAACCGGTACTCGACGGGAACCGGCCCGGAAGCGTCCACGCCCGTGACGATGCGACGCGCGTTCTGGCCTGCCTCAGACATGCTCGGAATCCATCCTTCTCACCTGGCGCGGCATCTGGCCGAGGGTGCCCGCGTTCCAGGGGCCCGGCCGGCCGGGGGTGCGGGGGGGCACCGCACCGACGGCCGGCGCCTGCGCATGGGCGGGGTCGAGGTCCCCGCCGGCGATCAGGATCCGGTCGGTCAGCCGGGCCGCCGCGTAGCCGTCGTCGAGGTCGCAGAACTCCTGCTGGAACCAGCGGTAGCGGGCCGCGTAGCCCTGCTGGATCCGGTCGATGTCGCGGATCGCCCCGACCAGCTCCGGGGAGTCGTACAGCAGCGGGCCGGGTGCGGACTGCTCGAAGTCGAAGTAGAACCCGCGCAGGGTGTCCCGGTAGTGGTCGAGGTCGTACGTGAAGAAGAGGATCGGCCGCCCGGTGTTGACGAAGTCGAACATCAGGGAGGAGTAGTCCGTGATCATCACGTCGGTGATGAGGGAGAGGTCGGCCATGTCCGGGTAGTCGGACACGTCGAAGACGAACCCGTCACCGGCGCCGGGCACCGGGTCCACGACGTTGGGGTGGCGGCGCACCAGCAGGACGTGGTCGTGGCCCAGCCGCGCCCGGGCGTCTTCCAGGTCGATGCGGAAGTCGAGCTTGTACTTGCCCGGCGCGTAGAACTGGTCGTCGCGCCAGGTCGGTGCGTACATGACGACCCGCTTGCCGGGCGGCAGGCCGATGCGGCGGCGTACCTCCACCGCCCGCTGTCCCGAGTCGGCGCGGCGCAGGACGTCGTTGCGGGGGTAGCCGCTCTCGACCATCTCGCCGGGGAACTGGAAGGCGCGCTGGAGGATGGGGGTGCTGAAGCTGTTCGGGGAGACCAGCATGTCCCAGTTCCGCACCTCCTTCTCCACGCGCTCCAGGTACCGCTTGTCCGCGAAGTGCACGGCTTCGATGTCGTGCCCGATCTTCTTGAGCGGCGTGCCGTGCCAGGTCTGGACGACGACCTGCCCTTCGCGCTTCTCGAACCAGTCGGGCAGGTGGTTGTTGGCGACGACGTAACGGGACCGGGCCATGGCCGCGTACCAGTCGGGGGACCACATGCGGACGGGGCGGGCGGTCGGGGGGACGGCGACCTGGTCGTCGCGCACGACCCACAGGTGCTCGAGGTCGACGCCTCGGCGGACCATCTCCTCGTGCAGGGCGCGCGGGCTGTCGGAGTACTGGGTTCCCTTGAAGGCGTCGAACAGCACCGCCTGCCTGAGCGGCTTGCGCCGGGCGTCGGGGTAGGCCTTGGTGCGCAGCAGTTTCTGGCGGTACGGGCCGCGCGCCTCGTCGGGCATCGCCGAGTGGACCAGGAGGGAGAGCCGGTCGTACGCCTCCGCCTGCATCTCGTAGCGCCGGTCGTCGGCGGTCATCTCGCTGGGGAACGTGGGGATCAGTTCCTGCGCCATCTTGACCATGAGGTCGCCGGAACGGTTCTCCGGGGTGACCGCGGAGGGGTCCTGGCGGCGCAGGAAGAAGTCCCAGCGGCCGGAGGCCAGCGGGATCTGGCCGGCCAGGGTGCGCATGGCGGCGGGCTCCAGGACGAAGCGGAACTCCTGGCCCTGCCAGGTGATGGGGACGACGCGCTCGGCGCCGTGGGCGCGGGAGCGGACCACGATGTGCGCCGCGGCGTACTCGGACGCGCTGAGCATGTCCTCGGCCGCGTAGCCGACGACGATCTCCGCGGAGCCGTCCTGGCGCCAGGTGACGGATTTGGCGAGGGGAAGGGTGTCCCGCTCGAACAGCACCACGTAACCGGAGCCGTTGCGGTGCACGACGACCTCGCGGTCCCCGTTCGGCGTCTGCAGTGCGGCGGGCAGGCGGTAGTGGCCGTCGGTGGCCTCCTCCGCCATCACGGGGTAGATGGCCGCCTTGCGGCCCTCGACGTGGAGGGTGGTCTTCCAGCCGTTGGCGCCGGTGTTCCAGGTCTGCGGGACCCCGTCACCGGAGTTCGTGCGGTGGCCGGGAACGAGCGCCTTGACGGGGATGCGGGTCACGAAGGTGTACCAGCCCTCGCCGCCCGGCTTGAAGTGGACCCAGGCGTCGTGACGGCCGGCGCCGCCCATGCTGGTCACCCGGAACTTGCCCCAGTCGGGCAGCTTGGGCCCGAGGTAGACACCGCCGAGTTCGATGTTGTCGCCGACGATCCGGTGCCGGGTGATCCGGCAACGGACGATCTCCACGCGGAGCTTGAGCTTGCCCTGGAGGAAGAGCGGTACGACGCGGGTGTTCTTCTCGACGTACTGGTAGGGCGGGTTGGCGGCGGTGCCCGCGCCGCCGCGCGCGATGCCCTTGTAGCGGAACAGCCCTCGGCTCAGCACGCCGGCGGCCACGTCCCACGTCCCCTCGACCCACTTGCCCTTGCGCTTGAGGCGGGAGGCGTCGAAGTTGACCTGGAATCCGGACCAGTCGTAGCAGTAGCGGTTCTGGTTCGAGTGCTCGGTGGCCGTGGGGTAGTACGTGGTCTTCGCCTTCGCGACGACGACCCGGCCCTGCTTCTTGTTGCGCAGCGCGATCGCCTTCATCGACATGTGCCGCTTGTGCACGTTGATGAAGCGGACGTAGGCGGACCCTTCGAGGGCCAGGTGTCCGGAATCGTCCCAGCGCGCGCTGGTCAGGGAGCCGTGCAGCGACAGTTCCTTGTCGAGCCGGTAGGCGCTCTTGTCGAGGCCGATCGAACGGTCGCCGAGATAGGGATAGTTGAGGTAGCGGTGCAGGCGCCGCTGGACGGGCAGCGGGCCGCCCTTGCGCTCGAACTCGACGACGTCGAGCAGTTCCTTCAGGCGGCCTTCGCGCACGAGCAGCCATTTGACGCGGGCGTCGGCGGGGAGTTCGCCGATGATGTCCTCGTCGGCCTCGTCCAGGAACTCGTTCGCCCAGCGCATGAAGGCGTCCCGGTATTGCTCGTCGGCGTCCGGCAGCACCTTCAGATGCAGCATCAGGTCCGACTTCAGACAGGCGAGGTCGTACTTCCGCTTGTGCTCGCTGTACGAGCGGGCGCGGTGTCCGGCGAGGAAGCGGCTGACCGACTGCACGGCGGCGACGCGGTCCTGCAGATTGCTGAATTCGGTGTGCCGCTGCGTGATGGAGGGCGCGGCACCCCCCTCGCGCCGGCGCCAGAAATAGACGATATCCGTGAGGATGTCCACTTTGGTGGCGCGGAAATGGGCGAACATGTTGACCCAGGAATCCTCATACATCACGCCCTCGGGGAAGGCGATGTAGTGGTAGTCCCAGAAAGAGCGCCGGAACAGCTTGTTCCAGACGGTCCGGTCGTAGATGAGCTCCGGCACCTTGGTGATGTGCGTGCCGCGCTTGCTGCGCTGCATGGGCGCCTTGTGCAGCGGGGACTGCCACTTCTTGGTGGAGTTCATCATCTGCACGTTGCCCGACACGAAATCGGAGCCCGACGCGTCGAGGGTGCGGACGAGCAGCTCGTAGGCGTACTCGGGTATGACGTCGTCGCCGTCGACGAACGCCAGGAATTCCGCCTCGGGATGGGCCGCGCGAATGCCGACGTTGCGGGCGTGCCCCGGCCCCATCGGCTCCTGGCGCAGGAGCCTGAACCTGGGGTCCCGGCGGGCGAAGTCGGCGGCTATCGCGGTCGAGGAGTCGGTCGAGCCGTCGTCGACCATGACGACCTCGAGGTCGGGGAACGTCTGCCGGGCTATCGACTCCAGGCATTCCTCGAGATAGATCTCGACGTCCTGAAAGGGAACGACAACACTCAGGCGGGGCGTACCGGCCACTCAGAAAACTCCTCGATCGCCACTCTTCTTGAGGCGTACGGCTCGCTGCCGTGGCATGAAGCCAGATCCGCCCCCGACCCTGACCACCGCCGCCTCGCCCCTCACCTCGCCCGTCCGGCCCGGTGCCGGTCCGCACACTTATGCGACCCTCACAGGGCGTGTGCA is part of the Streptomyces subrutilus genome and encodes:
- a CDS encoding helix-turn-helix domain-containing protein is translated as MHSIPFSPGAARSARARMGLTAAQVAHAMGVCGTPVHPDLVLAWEHGSHVPSDRQLFALADVLWCGAQTLMGVEPRTLAEHRLARRLTVERLAYRIGMDPTRYRAAEAERRWDGDAWQTRALVEALGLSLRGLIGIMGRVDELAEHLRAALDGRWKAHVEPVAEIVVVDVTSVGDALRTMHAEFAEFSERYMGHLVARNADARLKEIAAERAAYLRRLVDHFWELIGEEGNAAPFPPGGR
- a CDS encoding MBL fold metallo-hydrolase, encoding MSTHKAGPDSTVLADCLEVPGLGFLPVNVFVLHCAQPVVVDTGVGLPDRDLLNTLGSVIDPADVRWIWLTHPDRDHTGGLFALLEAAPAARVVTTFLGAGIMSTEHPLPMDRVYFLNPGQSLDVGDRTLHAFRPPLFDNPATVGFYDDRSHTCFSSDCFGGPMPTADVATGSDVEAVRAEDLEAAQLLWASVDSPWVQVADPDRFRATVEPLRSMAPETILCTHLPPAFGLAPRFLDTIAAAPGMSPFVGPDQAALEQILAGFEPGGPA
- a CDS encoding aldo/keto reductase; the encoded protein is MVTNEGAGMSGDRVLYGCMGLGGSWEPGAYGPADIDAAEAAIDAALDSGITAFDHADIYRGGKSEAVFGEVLARTPGLRERITLQTKCGIRPAGQDRPGMYDLRGPSIVRRVEESLTRLRTDVVDVLLLHRPDPLADPDEIASALMSLHRQGLVRQFGVSNMGAAQIASLQDRLDVPLVANQLEMSLHSRDWVEAGVLLNTPDSTRNGFPVGTLEHCRDHGIRLQAWGAMAQGRFTGRQQTDAERATADLLAELARRKGTTPESVLLWWVSRHPAGIAPVIGTARPERIRACRDAALREPDLTHEEWYELWVTARGVPLP
- a CDS encoding endonuclease/exonuclease/phosphatase family protein, with protein sequence MHRLTGTGIRGRSRRFGRAAAVLGLLTTAACTSAPDATMPSALPPESTHDTVTVATWNMCGVEQWGCEDKGGPDDKFLQLRALAEWRGVRVMLLQEVCSEDLLSAARRLGKDWHSAFDPYVSVDEAGRSEPVGCTGEGRGQAGSGLLAASPLTEVQAVPTEQPTAGVHRRFLCAQVPGQGVRVCNGHVALRGADTAHPDRDFREDQLRSLFEAASQHAPDRTIVGGDFNSPPPVGGSSTTRLWPAEAYTTYQECDQKGGSRAGRRTHEDGAKIDYLFTALPRTGCQVVDTKSSDHRALVMRVSRPDPEVSTS
- a CDS encoding bifunctional glycosyltransferase/CDP-glycerol:glycerophosphate glycerophosphotransferase, yielding MAGTPRLSVVVPFQDVEIYLEECLESIARQTFPDLEVVMVDDGSTDSSTAIAADFARRDPRFRLLRQEPMGPGHARNVGIRAAHPEAEFLAFVDGDDVIPEYAYELLVRTLDASGSDFVSGNVQMMNSTKKWQSPLHKAPMQRSKRGTHITKVPELIYDRTVWNKLFRRSFWDYHYIAFPEGVMYEDSWVNMFAHFRATKVDILTDIVYFWRRREGGAAPSITQRHTEFSNLQDRVAAVQSVSRFLAGHRARSYSEHKRKYDLACLKSDLMLHLKVLPDADEQYRDAFMRWANEFLDEADEDIIGELPADARVKWLLVREGRLKELLDVVEFERKGGPLPVQRRLHRYLNYPYLGDRSIGLDKSAYRLDKELSLHGSLTSARWDDSGHLALEGSAYVRFINVHKRHMSMKAIALRNKKQGRVVVAKAKTTYYPTATEHSNQNRYCYDWSGFQVNFDASRLKRKGKWVEGTWDVAAGVLSRGLFRYKGIARGGAGTAANPPYQYVEKNTRVVPLFLQGKLKLRVEIVRCRITRHRIVGDNIELGGVYLGPKLPDWGKFRVTSMGGAGRHDAWVHFKPGGEGWYTFVTRIPVKALVPGHRTNSGDGVPQTWNTGANGWKTTLHVEGRKAAIYPVMAEEATDGHYRLPAALQTPNGDREVVVHRNGSGYVVLFERDTLPLAKSVTWRQDGSAEIVVGYAAEDMLSASEYAAAHIVVRSRAHGAERVVPITWQGQEFRFVLEPAAMRTLAGQIPLASGRWDFFLRRQDPSAVTPENRSGDLMVKMAQELIPTFPSEMTADDRRYEMQAEAYDRLSLLVHSAMPDEARGPYRQKLLRTKAYPDARRKPLRQAVLFDAFKGTQYSDSPRALHEEMVRRGVDLEHLWVVRDDQVAVPPTARPVRMWSPDWYAAMARSRYVVANNHLPDWFEKREGQVVVQTWHGTPLKKIGHDIEAVHFADKRYLERVEKEVRNWDMLVSPNSFSTPILQRAFQFPGEMVESGYPRNDVLRRADSGQRAVEVRRRIGLPPGKRVVMYAPTWRDDQFYAPGKYKLDFRIDLEDARARLGHDHVLLVRRHPNVVDPVPGAGDGFVFDVSDYPDMADLSLITDVMITDYSSLMFDFVNTGRPILFFTYDLDHYRDTLRGFYFDFEQSAPGPLLYDSPELVGAIRDIDRIQQGYAARYRWFQQEFCDLDDGYAAARLTDRILIAGGDLDPAHAQAPAVGAVPPRTPGRPGPWNAGTLGQMPRQVRRMDSEHV